A single region of the Microbulbifer sp. MKSA007 genome encodes:
- a CDS encoding SLC13 family permease — MTVDQLLILIILSVTITLFIWGRWRHDMVAIAALLTCVFTGLIPPENAFIGFGHPAVVTVACVLILSRGLQNTGAMDALAQRVVRKSGSISVSILLLIGLGAFLSSFMNNVGALALLMPVAVDMAEKQKVALGRVLMPLSFATILGGMTTLIGTPPNLVVSGFRADSGAGSYGMFDFTPVGLAVAIAGVLFIAFVGWRLVPTRNRTGASSFETGTYLTEALVEEKSVAAGKNLREISKMLGTEDAQVVGVVHNDARVSPATPWHKVNSGDILVIEAEPESLATCLSNLSLKTVGALGADSSGKARQSGSNNTESDSQNKTPIKALADRTEMQLRELVVMPDSPLVGRPMRFSRLAARYQIHLLALSRQGRRSVRRLRSTPLLAGDALLMMGADENLNSFAREKGCVPLASRDISIPNKEKAAIALLAMVLGVAGAAFGLLPAAISFATCVLAFMALKIVPLRNVYDSIDGSVVVLLGTLIAVADVMESTGAADLVAQVLLDVLAQGSAVLALGLILVVTMTLSDFMNNVATAAVMCSIAMSTAEQLAVNPDSFLMAVAIGASCAFLTPVGHQNNTLILGPGGFEFGDYWKMGLPLELLVLVVSIPMLLWVWPL, encoded by the coding sequence ATGACTGTTGACCAGTTACTAATCCTGATTATTTTAAGTGTCACTATAACCCTGTTTATATGGGGGCGGTGGCGCCACGATATGGTTGCTATAGCAGCCTTATTGACTTGTGTCTTTACCGGTCTGATTCCCCCGGAAAATGCTTTTATTGGTTTTGGCCATCCAGCGGTCGTGACTGTAGCTTGTGTGTTAATCCTGAGTCGCGGCTTACAAAATACCGGCGCAATGGATGCACTTGCACAACGAGTTGTCCGCAAAAGCGGGAGTATCTCAGTATCCATATTGTTACTCATTGGGCTCGGCGCGTTTTTATCTAGCTTTATGAATAATGTCGGCGCGTTGGCTTTATTAATGCCCGTGGCTGTGGATATGGCCGAGAAACAGAAAGTGGCACTGGGGAGGGTTTTAATGCCCCTGTCTTTTGCAACGATTCTGGGGGGAATGACCACACTGATAGGTACACCGCCAAACTTGGTCGTTTCCGGTTTTCGGGCGGATTCTGGCGCCGGTAGCTACGGTATGTTTGATTTCACCCCGGTGGGTCTGGCAGTTGCGATAGCCGGAGTTTTGTTTATTGCATTTGTTGGGTGGCGCTTGGTGCCTACGCGCAATCGAACGGGGGCCTCCTCCTTTGAAACTGGCACATATTTAACAGAAGCACTTGTTGAGGAAAAAAGTGTAGCTGCCGGTAAGAATCTACGTGAAATTTCCAAAATGCTGGGAACAGAAGATGCCCAAGTTGTGGGTGTCGTACACAATGATGCCAGGGTCTCTCCCGCGACTCCCTGGCATAAAGTAAATAGCGGTGACATTTTGGTCATTGAGGCGGAGCCGGAGAGCCTTGCCACCTGCTTGTCCAATCTCAGTTTGAAAACAGTGGGAGCCCTTGGGGCAGATTCATCGGGTAAGGCTCGACAATCGGGTAGCAATAACACCGAGAGTGATTCTCAGAATAAGACCCCAATAAAAGCACTGGCGGATCGTACCGAAATGCAGCTGCGGGAGTTGGTTGTCATGCCAGATTCCCCTTTAGTGGGACGCCCTATGAGGTTTTCACGCCTCGCAGCGAGATACCAGATTCACTTGCTAGCACTCTCGCGCCAGGGGCGCCGCTCGGTGCGCCGGTTGCGTTCGACACCATTACTGGCCGGTGATGCTCTGTTAATGATGGGGGCCGATGAAAACCTAAACAGCTTTGCTAGGGAAAAGGGCTGTGTGCCTTTGGCCTCAAGGGATATTAGCATTCCCAACAAGGAGAAGGCGGCCATTGCCCTATTGGCTATGGTGCTTGGTGTCGCTGGTGCAGCGTTCGGCTTATTACCGGCAGCAATCTCGTTCGCCACTTGTGTATTGGCTTTTATGGCGTTGAAGATAGTGCCGTTGCGAAATGTTTATGACTCTATCGACGGGTCCGTCGTCGTGCTATTGGGGACTTTGATTGCTGTTGCTGATGTGATGGAGTCAACGGGAGCTGCAGACTTGGTCGCTCAGGTTTTGTTGGATGTTCTGGCTCAGGGCAGTGCTGTTTTGGCCCTGGGGCTGATCCTGGTGGTTACTATGACGCTGTCTGATTTTATGAATAATGTCGCCACTGCGGCAGTGATGTGTTCAATTGCCATGAGTACTGCAGAACAACTGGCGGTGAATCCAGATAGCTTCCTGATGGCTGTCGCAATTGGAGCCTCTTGCGCATTTCTAACACCGGTTGGGCACCAAAATAACACCTTAATTTTGGGGCCGGGAGGGTTTGAATTTGGTGATTACTGGAAAATGGGGCTGCCACTAGAATTGTTGGTACTGGTTGTGAGTATCCCCATGTTGCTTTGGGTTTGGCCCCTGTAA
- a CDS encoding CBS domain-containing protein, with translation MSTHNNIHHIPTLAALMTPFPYHIDINATVEDALAMMEEHKVRHLPVTRAGDLETVISRGDIERANAPGHRLEEQQLYVHDLCARRPFIADIHDPLDKILLAMADTGIGSVLVMREGELVGIVTVTDILRFCSRFMAELAQPVDDSIA, from the coding sequence ATGTCCACTCACAATAATATCCACCATATACCGACTTTGGCCGCTCTGATGACGCCATTTCCCTACCATATCGATATCAATGCCACGGTAGAGGATGCTCTGGCAATGATGGAGGAGCACAAAGTACGCCACCTGCCGGTAACACGTGCAGGCGACTTGGAGACGGTCATTTCCCGAGGGGATATCGAAAGAGCCAATGCACCGGGACACCGTTTAGAAGAGCAGCAACTTTATGTACATGACCTATGTGCCAGACGTCCCTTTATTGCAGATATCCACGACCCGTTAGATAAAATTCTCTTAGCTATGGCGGATACAGGCATTGGCTCGGTACTGGTTATGCGGGAAGGCGAGCTGGTTGGAATTGTAACTGTGACTGATATTTTGCGCTTTTGTAGCAGGTTTATGGCGGAGTTGGCCCAGCCGGTAGACGATTCTATTGCTTGA